CCCGGAAGATGTGCTGCCTTCCCTGCAGCAGCAATGATAACATCAAAACCGTCAGCCTCTGCATTTTTCGCAAATTGTGCTGCCTTATCAGGTGTTCTGTGTGCTGAACAAACCATTACCTGACAGTCTATTTCAAAATCCTTTAAAACTTTAATACAGCTTTTCATAACTGAAAGGTCTGAATCACTTCCCATGATAACAGCTACCTTTGCATCTTTGGAAATACACATAACATCTGCCCCCTGTGTTTAATTATGAACATTTTTTTTATTTTTACAAAAATAATTCGTCTTTTATATGTTTTTATATTACCAATCTAATATTGTATTGTCAATTAATCTAACAAAAAAAGCGAACGTTTTTTTAACGTTCACTTTTAATATTCGGAATGTTCTTATCCTAGAAGATAAACTATAAATGGTAGTGTAAAAATTGAAAGGATAGTTGAAACAAATATTCCTTCGGTAGCTGCGTTATAATCTGAATCATACTGTAGTGCCAGTGCGGATACAATTGTTGAAGCAGGCATAGCTAATTGCAATACAACTATTCTAACAACAAAGGGATTGAAAACTCCCTTTGTAACTTTAAAAAACAGTATTGCGGCAAATGGAACTATAAGAAGCTTGAACAAGGACAATACAAAATATTTGAGCTTTGTTATCATTTCATTAACGCTTGTTACTTTTATACTAGAAAGTATCAACCCGATAAAAATCATTGACAAGTAAATAGTAGTGTGTCCTAAACCATTGAAGGCATCATAAAATATGCTCCAGACTTTTGTAAACACATAAGTTTTTTCGATTCTAAACTGGAATTTTAAGAATATCATTGCTATTCCACCCAAAAAAGCGAGGGTGTTAGGATTTATCAAGTGAAGCAGATTATCCTTCCAATTTCTAGTATTATGCCTGTTAAACAGGTATATTCCCAAAGTCCAAAGAATAGCATCGTTTGCAATATTAAAGAATATGGCATATACAATTCCTATATCCCCGTACATTGCTTTTAGTAAAGGGTATGCCATGAATATAACATTCCCAAACATTGACTGTGCAACATATATGTTTTTTGTCTTTTCTTTAATTCTCAATACCTTACATTGGCCTAGAGCAATAAGCCCGGCAATAAGAATAAAAGCTATACCTAAAATAAAAATATATAATCCGTTTGTCAATGTTTCACGAGTAAAACTGTAATTACCCATGGTTGTAAATATGAGAAACGGCATGGTTATTTTAAGAATCAGGGCAGATATATATTTGTGTGAATTTTCAGGTAAAAACCCCGTTTTACCTGCTGCAAAACCTGTCAGTCCCAGAAGTGTAAGAATTATTATCTGATTGGTTATAATCTGTATCTGATCCATAGTAATATGCCTCCAAAGTTAGAAAAAGTTTTTCTGTTTTAACACTGTACTTCCATATAAAACTATATACATGATTGCTTCCAAGCTTCCATTGATACAATTTTATGCTCCTAAATATAAATTAAAAAATATAAAAATTATTTTTGCAACAAACCCTATGATATCATATAATTTTACATTAATATTGTCTACTCGTTTTTACCATTCAGATTCAATCCGCAGGACGGACAAGTATTATTTTCAGGCTTAACGTTTGCTCCGCACGCCGGACAGGTATAATACGGAATATCCATAACCTCATAATCATTATCCGTTTGCTTAATCTGTTTTAGTGCTTTTCCATACTGCTTTTGCAATATCATTCTTATCTGTCTGATTTCTTTGGCTGTTTCAGAGCCGTCAATTGCCGATTTGATTACCAGATAAAGTATAAATAACGCCACAACACACAATGATAGCGGTATTAAAAATTCCATAGAAAGCCCCCAAGTATTAAATTTAGGTTTATTATAAGATTATACCATATATTGGAATATGCTGATACAT
This genomic stretch from Ruminiclostridium cellulolyticum H10 harbors:
- a CDS encoding AEC family transporter; its protein translation is MDQIQIITNQIIILTLLGLTGFAAGKTGFLPENSHKYISALILKITMPFLIFTTMGNYSFTRETLTNGLYIFILGIAFILIAGLIALGQCKVLRIKEKTKNIYVAQSMFGNVIFMAYPLLKAMYGDIGIVYAIFFNIANDAILWTLGIYLFNRHNTRNWKDNLLHLINPNTLAFLGGIAMIFLKFQFRIEKTYVFTKVWSIFYDAFNGLGHTTIYLSMIFIGLILSSIKVTSVNEMITKLKYFVLSLFKLLIVPFAAILFFKVTKGVFNPFVVRIVVLQLAMPASTIVSALALQYDSDYNAATEGIFVSTILSIFTLPFIVYLLG
- a CDS encoding zinc ribbon domain-containing protein; protein product: MEFLIPLSLCVVALFILYLVIKSAIDGSETAKEIRQIRMILQKQYGKALKQIKQTDNDYEVMDIPYYTCPACGANVKPENNTCPSCGLNLNGKNE